Proteins found in one Halobaculum sp. MBLA0147 genomic segment:
- a CDS encoding disulfide bond formation protein B — MTRRDGLRPRPVLLAGTLVAATATLGSLYLSEVLGLVPCELCWVQRILMYPLVVVVGVAAVERRPAVARTLLPLSTLGAVVAGYHSYLQATATADTCGAVSCAAVQYRLLGLSVPNLSLVAFLLLTLVGVVCLRSVTGATRVA; from the coding sequence GTGACCCGGAGGGACGGACTCCGACCGCGGCCGGTGTTGCTCGCCGGGACGCTCGTCGCGGCGACCGCGACGCTCGGGAGTCTCTACCTGAGCGAGGTGCTCGGGCTCGTGCCGTGCGAACTGTGTTGGGTCCAGCGAATCCTGATGTACCCGCTCGTGGTCGTGGTAGGCGTCGCGGCCGTCGAGCGGCGACCCGCGGTGGCCCGGACGCTGCTCCCGTTGTCGACGCTCGGGGCCGTCGTCGCCGGCTACCACTCGTACCTCCAGGCGACGGCGACCGCCGACACCTGTGGTGCCGTGAGTTGTGCGGCGGTCCAGTACCGCCTCCTCGGGCTGTCGGTGCCGAACCTCTCGTTGGTCGCGTTCCTGCTGCTCACGCTCGTGGGTGTCGTCTGTCTGCGCTCGGTGACGGGTGCGACGCGCGTCGCGTGA